One genomic region from Flagellimonas oceani encodes:
- the fmt gene encoding methionyl-tRNA formyltransferase: protein MSTSKNNPLRIVFMGTPDFAVGTLKNILEADFNVVGVITAPDRPAGRGRKVQESAVKQFAVEHNLKVLQPTNLKDEDFLEELKALDANLQVVVAFRMLPKAVWQMPEYGTFNLHASLLPQYRGAAPINWAIINGETETGVTTFFIDEKIDTGNIVLQKTEKILPTDSVGDLHDRLMEIGADLVVETCKQIEAGTVTRQPQNESNTLKPAPKIHKDTCRIDWNASMEAIYNHIRGLSPYPGAWTMLVNDGKEDQMKIFKTEKLQEDHDHSAGQILVDKKSFKVAVDGGYISLLELQLPGKRRMQVNEVLNGLNLENDALLR from the coding sequence ATGAGTACATCAAAAAATAATCCCCTTCGCATTGTATTTATGGGCACTCCCGACTTTGCCGTGGGAACCTTAAAAAATATATTGGAAGCCGATTTTAACGTAGTCGGTGTAATAACCGCACCCGACAGGCCCGCTGGCCGTGGCCGTAAGGTCCAAGAATCGGCAGTGAAGCAATTTGCGGTAGAGCATAACCTAAAGGTATTGCAGCCCACAAATTTAAAGGACGAGGATTTTCTCGAAGAATTGAAAGCACTTGATGCCAACTTGCAGGTGGTGGTCGCTTTTAGGATGCTGCCCAAAGCGGTTTGGCAAATGCCGGAGTATGGGACGTTTAACCTTCATGCTTCCCTCTTGCCCCAATATCGCGGTGCGGCACCTATCAATTGGGCAATAATCAATGGAGAAACCGAAACGGGCGTCACCACTTTTTTTATTGATGAAAAAATAGACACCGGAAACATTGTCCTTCAAAAAACAGAAAAGATATTGCCCACCGATAGTGTAGGCGACTTGCACGACCGATTGATGGAGATCGGGGCCGACCTTGTAGTGGAAACCTGCAAACAGATTGAAGCTGGTACGGTAACCCGACAACCACAGAACGAAAGCAATACTCTTAAACCTGCTCCAAAAATCCATAAAGATACTTGCCGTATTGACTGGAACGCTTCCATGGAAGCCATTTATAACCATATTCGGGGGTTGAGTCCGTACCCTGGCGCATGGACCATGTTGGTAAACGATGGCAAAGAGGACCAAATGAAAATCTTTAAAACAGAAAAGCTTCAGGAGGACCACGACCATAGCGCAGGGCAAATATTGGTGGATAAAAAATCCTTCAAGGTAGCGGTAGATGGTGGTTATATTTCGCTCTTGGAATTACAGCTTCCGGGTAAACGTAGAATGCAGGTCAACGAGGTTTTAAACGGATTAAATTTGGAAAATGATGCGCTTCTTCGCTAA
- a CDS encoding RecQ family ATP-dependent DNA helicase, with product MHKDTTGILKQFWGYDDFRGSQKQIINTVLSGQDVLALMPTGGGKSICYQVPALAKEGICIVVSPLVALIQDQVSQLKKRNIKAIALTGGIPPSELNDLLDNCVYGNYKFLYLSPERLQQTIVQERIQQMNINLIAIDEAHCISQWGNDFRPAYLGCSILKELVPDIPMMALTATATPRVVEDIVENLELENVEIFKDSFSRSNIAFKVKHSEDKLYQLKKYMDRVSGSAIVYVRSRKMSISLANFLIKNGISASFFHGGIPKSDKEEKLNLWLSGKVRVMVATNAFGMGVDKPDVRLVIHYQIPDSLESYFQEAGRAGRDGIVSTAIIITSKEDENKAKQQFLSSLPDVAFVKQVYSKLNNYFQISYGELVSEPLAFKFNAFCKRYDFNPNMTFNAIWILDQNSVLSLAENFKEKTTLQFTASKTEIFNYLDKNRKTAPIIQTILRTYGGITEYETKINLYMLSQKTSTGEARLKEILQRLADDSIVEYQNNTSDLEITFLVPREDDHTINLFAKKIKDFNQVKQNNMAAMLGYVSNKKLCRSLYLLNYFGEKTSEKCGTCDICTKKARTASPHDLENRVMELLEIRPHTSRQLEKAIGAKEKELLRTLERLLEDERVSLNFKNEYIKK from the coding sequence GTGCATAAGGATACCACAGGCATTTTAAAACAATTTTGGGGTTATGATGATTTTAGGGGATCCCAAAAACAAATCATCAACACCGTTCTATCGGGGCAAGATGTTCTCGCATTGATGCCCACCGGTGGAGGAAAATCCATTTGCTATCAGGTGCCCGCATTGGCCAAGGAGGGCATATGCATTGTGGTCTCACCTTTGGTGGCCTTGATCCAAGACCAAGTGTCACAACTAAAAAAAAGGAACATCAAGGCCATCGCTTTAACCGGCGGCATCCCACCAAGCGAATTAAACGACCTTTTGGACAACTGCGTCTATGGCAACTATAAGTTTTTGTACCTGTCCCCTGAGCGGTTGCAACAAACTATTGTACAGGAACGCATCCAACAAATGAACATCAACCTCATTGCCATTGATGAGGCGCACTGCATATCCCAGTGGGGGAACGATTTTAGGCCGGCCTATCTCGGATGTTCCATCTTAAAAGAACTGGTCCCCGATATACCGATGATGGCGTTGACCGCAACAGCTACACCACGCGTGGTAGAGGATATTGTGGAGAATCTGGAATTGGAAAACGTTGAAATTTTCAAGGATTCCTTTTCCCGTTCCAATATCGCGTTTAAAGTAAAACACTCTGAGGACAAGCTATATCAGCTCAAAAAATATATGGATAGAGTTTCTGGGAGCGCCATTGTGTATGTACGTTCCAGGAAAATGTCCATTTCACTGGCCAACTTTTTGATCAAAAATGGTATTTCCGCATCTTTTTTTCATGGAGGGATTCCTAAATCGGATAAAGAAGAAAAACTCAACCTTTGGTTAAGCGGTAAGGTACGGGTGATGGTGGCCACCAACGCTTTTGGCATGGGAGTGGATAAACCGGATGTTCGCCTGGTCATACACTATCAAATTCCCGATAGTTTGGAAAGTTACTTTCAGGAAGCCGGTAGAGCTGGTCGTGACGGAATCGTTTCGACCGCAATCATCATCACTTCCAAAGAAGATGAGAACAAGGCCAAACAACAGTTTTTATCCTCATTGCCCGATGTTGCCTTTGTGAAGCAGGTATATTCCAAGCTCAACAACTACTTCCAAATATCGTATGGCGAATTGGTTTCCGAACCATTGGCCTTTAAATTCAATGCGTTTTGCAAACGCTACGACTTTAATCCCAACATGACCTTTAATGCTATTTGGATATTGGATCAAAACTCAGTTTTATCCTTAGCGGAAAATTTTAAAGAAAAAACCACGCTCCAGTTTACAGCTTCCAAAACCGAGATTTTCAATTATCTGGACAAAAACAGGAAAACGGCACCCATCATCCAGACCATTCTACGTACCTACGGGGGCATTACGGAATACGAGACCAAAATCAACCTGTATATGCTTTCCCAAAAAACCAGCACAGGCGAAGCACGTTTAAAAGAAATACTGCAGCGATTAGCGGATGATAGCATTGTGGAGTATCAAAACAATACGAGTGATTTGGAAATCACTTTTTTGGTTCCGCGGGAAGACGACCATACGATTAACCTATTTGCAAAAAAAATCAAGGATTTTAATCAGGTCAAGCAAAATAATATGGCCGCGATGTTGGGATACGTTTCCAATAAAAAACTATGCCGTAGCCTATACTTACTTAATTATTTTGGTGAAAAGACCAGTGAAAAGTGTGGTACGTGCGATATTTGTACCAAGAAAGCGAGAACTGCATCACCACATGATTTGGAAAACAGGGTGATGGAACTCTTGGAAATCCGGCCCCATACGTCCCGGCAGCTCGAAAAAGCCATTGGAGCAAAGGAAAAAGAACTTTTAAGAACATTGGAGCGACTGCTGGAAGATGAGCGGGTCTCCCTAAACTTTAAGAATGAGTACATCAAAAAATAA
- a CDS encoding HU family DNA-binding protein: MNKTELIDAMAADAGITKAAAKKALESFLGNVEGTLKKGDRVSLVGFGSWSVSKRSAREGRNPQTGATIKIAAKNVVKFKAGAELSGAVN; the protein is encoded by the coding sequence ATGAACAAAACAGAATTAATCGATGCTATGGCAGCTGATGCTGGCATCACTAAAGCAGCAGCAAAAAAAGCATTGGAATCTTTCTTGGGAAATGTAGAAGGAACGCTTAAAAAAGGAGACAGAGTTTCCTTGGTAGGTTTTGGTTCTTGGTCAGTTTCCAAAAGAAGCGCTAGAGAAGGTAGAAATCCACAAACAGGAGCTACTATTAAGATTGCCGCTAAGAACGTTGTAAAGTTCAAAGCAGGTGCTGAATTGAGCGGTGCAGTAAACTAA